A stretch of Ciconia boyciana chromosome 36, ASM3463844v1, whole genome shotgun sequence DNA encodes these proteins:
- the LOC140645645 gene encoding serine protease 33-like, translating to MSPVPPSPRVPRVPQPAAAAPAGALRNVGGEAAGPREWPWQGSLQRRGTHVCGASLVAPRWVLTAAHCFQGSRDPRAYAVLLGVQELSGPPGPGVAVPLDRLLPHPSYAGEATSGDIALAQLAWPVTFSDAILPVCLPAPTLRFPPGTRCVATGWGDIQEGEDLPSPRRLQKLEVPIMAQGTCRRLYGIDMGRALPPRRIRDDMMCAGYAEGLKDTCKGDSGGPLVCRAADERWVLAGIVSWGEGCAVPNRPGVYTRVSSYAAWIAARAPAAAFLDRGAADGAGDGAARDGAAAAAAAAAAGAPPAPRPPRRPPRRGGGAVRSRPWGGGGGRGIGAPPPPPTRPEIAVGDGRGEGAGGPQKAIGDPKHP from the exons atgtcccccgtccccccatctccccgtgtcccccgtgtcccccagcctgcggccgccgcgcccgccgggGCCCTGCGCAACGTGGGGGGCGAGGCCGCGGGCCCGCGGGAGTGGCCGTGGCAGGGCAGCCTCCAGCGCCGCGGCACCCACGTCTGCGGGGCCTCGCTGGTGGCGCCGCGCTGGGTGCTCACGGCCGCCCACTGCTTCCAGGG GAGCCGGGACCCCCGGGCCTACGCGGTGCTGCTGGGGGTTCAGGAGCTTTCGGGGCCACCAGGCCCGGGCGTGGCCGTGCCCTTGGACCGCCTCCTGCCCCACCCCAGCTACGCCGGCGAGGCCACCAGCGGGGACATCGCCCTGGCCCAGCTGGCCTGGCCCGTCACCTTCTCCGACGCCATCCTGCCCGTCTGCCTCCCCGCCCCCACCCTCCGCTTCCCCCCCGGCACCCGCTGCGTGGCCACCGGCTGGGGGGACATCCAGGAAGGAG AagacctcccctccccccgtCGTCTCCAGAAGCTGGAGGTGCCCATCATGGCGCAGGGAACCTGCCGGCGCCTCTACGGCATCGACATGGGCCGGGCTTTGCCGCCCCGGCGCATCCGAGACGACATGATGTGCGCCGGCTACGCCGAAGGCTTGAAGGACACCTGTAAG GGCGATTCCGGTGGCCCGTTGGTTTGCCGCGCCGCCGACGAGCGCTGGGTGCTGGCCGGCATCGTGAGCTGGGGCGAGGGTTGCGCCGTCCCCAACCGCCCCGGCGTCTACACGCGGGTCAGCTCCTACGCGGCGTGGATCGCCGCccgcgcgcccgccgccgccttccTCGACCGCGGCGCCGCGGATGGCGCCGGTGATGGCGCCGCCCGTgacggcgccgccgccgccgccgccgccgctgccgccggcgccccgcccgcccctcgGCCTCCTCGCCGGCCTCCTCGGCGTGGCGGCGGCGCTGTGAGGTCACggccttggggggggggaggggggaggggtaTAGGGGCaccgcccccaccccccacgCGCCCCGAAATCGCCGTAGGGGACggccggggggagggggcggggggaccccaGAAGGCCATAGGGGACCCGAAACACCCATAG